The Halotia branconii CENA392 region TCTAATTTCACGGCTAACGTTGCTGCATTTCCGCCAATCCAACCCACTTCATCTTCACTTTGACCTCGCGTACTTTCAACTGCATTAATAAGAGTCTCCTTCTGACCTAATATCGGCAAAAGTAACTCCATGACTGCTTTTGTGAGTGGTGTTTTACCAAAAGTCTCCCTCAACTTATCCAAAGGTTCGCTTATAAACTTTTTTAGTGGTGCGATCGCCATACTACGCCCAGTATCGTCTAATTGACGCGAAAAATAACCAGACCAAGTATACTCAACAGGTGCTGCACTGGTATCCAAACATGACTGTGCTTTGGCTAACTCTGTAAAATCGCTAGCCAACACCCCCAACTCTGCTGCGAATTTATATGCTACGAAAAACTCTAACAATGATCTATGCGCTGGAGTATAGTCACCATCAGCATTACGAATAAGCATTGTCTGCGTCATCATATCATAATGCCAGTGGTCTAAATCTTTCTCTTCTTGAACAGCAGAACCGAATAAGTAGCGAATACGCTCTGGGAACAGCCGATAATTCAGGCTCATTTGGTCAGTCGATAACATTTCCCAAGACAACTCGCACAAAAAGTACAATTTCTCCGCCAAAGACGTAAAAGTACGCTCCGCTTTTATATCGCGTTCCATCTTGCGCCGCACTGCATACAAGTAATACCAATTCACTAAAAGTATGATACAGATAAATTAGGAATAAATATGAACGGGTAAAAATGGTTGGAGTCACCAAAGTCGAAATAAAAGAATCAGTCCAACAGTTGCATGAACTGCTCGTCAAACAGAAAACAGCATCAAGCCGTGAACGAGTTCAAGCTTTGTATTTACTGAAAATGGGGCAAGTAAGAACGGTACAGGATGCAGCTTTTGTCGTAGGCAGAGAAAGAGTGACAGTGCAAAGATGGTTAAAAACATATACAGAGTCGGGAATAAACGGTCTATTGTCAACAAAAAAAAGTCCAGGGCGACCGCCAATTATTGATGGTTCGACCAAAGAACAACTTTTAAAAGAACTTGAACAGCCATTTGGATTTAAAAGCTATGAAGAAATCCGAACATGGTTGAAAGCGGTTCAAGGTGTGAGAGCGTCGTATAAAGTAGTACATGATACAGTACGCTATCGAATGAAAGCGAAGTTAAAAGTACCAAGAGCAGTAGGGATAAAACACAATGAAGAAGCAGAATTAGAATTTAAAAAAAACTGCCACAATACCTAGAAGTTATAAAAAAACACGTCATAGAGCCAAAAGATAAACATAAAGAAATTAGATACTGGTGTGGTGATGAAAGCCGTGTAGGATTAAAAACAGAATTAGGAAGACTGATCACGCTTTGTGGCATTAAACCTATTGGCATCATGCAATGGAAACGAGAAAATTTCTATTTATATGGTTTAGTAGAGCCGTTAACTGGTGAGTATTATATTTGGGAATTCTCTCATCTCAACACAGCTTGCTTCAATATCTTTTTAGAACAGTTTGCAGCTACGTATCCGGAAGATATACACATACTTCAATTAGACAATGGTGCTTTTCATTTAAGCCAGACTCTTAAAATTCCAGAAAATATTATTTTATTATTTCAACCTCCACATACTCCCCAAGTCAATCCCATTGAACGTTTATGGGAAGAAGTAAAAAGGAATTTAAGTTGGGAATGCTTTGCTAATTTGGACGAGTTAAGAACAGTTATTTGGCAACGTCTTGAGGAATTAAACACATCAATTGTTGCGAATATTACAGGTTGGGGTTTTATTCTGGATGCTTTATTTGTATCAGGCTTTTCGTGAAATGGTATAAACTCGTGACATATCCACGGGTTTACCTGCCTCAATATCTGGCAGTGCTTCTAAAATTAACTCTGTCATCACTGGACGACGGGCTAAATCTAATAATTGCGGATTGCCCATGACTTGTTCAACTGTGGTCGCTTGTGCTTGATATGATAAACAGGTACGAATTTGCTCGTCGTTAAATTTCTCCAGTTCTAACACTTCAAATTGAGGTGTTTCACCTGTCAACTGCTTAGTAGAAGCTTGCAGTTGAGCATTAAGCAATGCTCGTCCTTCTTTTGCCTCTGGGAAATGCTCAGTACGACAGGTGAGGATGACCTTAGCACCAGGAACTACCACCTTCGCCAATTCCCAGAAGTTGTTAATCATCTGCTGACGGTCAACTTTTGCTGCCATTTCGTCAAATCCATCGAAAATTAGCAGCAATTTACCCATTTGGTTAAGTTGGTCGAAGACTTCGCTATTCAAACGAATATTGTGTTGGGTAAAAAAGAAACCTGCTAAAACGTTCTCGACATTTATGGCTTTGGCAAAGTCTCGCAAGGTAATTAATAAGGGCAAACGGGGACGTTCCACACCTCGTTTTTGAGCATCTTTGTATCTCTGCAATGCTACCCAAGCATAGTGAAAAGCAAACCAAGTTTTTCCCGTGCCAAATTCCCCTAGTACTGAAATATGCTCTTTGGCTGGATCGTCTAACCACACATCAATATAACCATCAATCCAGCCATCACGTTCGTCGTAGCGACTGATACCAATACGTTGCTTGGTATCAGGGTCAATTTCCTCTTTTGTACAAGCTAGGGGAACGTATTTTGTATCGATGTTGCGCCGGGTAATTTCTGCTTCTAACCAATCAAGATAATCGCCAAAATCAGCATCTTGGTCAATCAGTTCGTCAAAAGTGTAACAACCTAAGTGGTGATTCTCTTCCTTTTCTACTTCATCCCGCGCTGCCCGTGAAATCCGTCTTGCTGTTACTAACCAACCTTCATCAGTTCTCTGCTGCTCAACTGAGGAACGTAAAGCAGCTACGTCCTTGAGTCCAATTTCTCCTTCTATGCCTCTGATCAATACACGATCATATCTGTTACGTCGTGTAGGCACATTAATAACCCACTCGAAATATGAATTGCCCCAAATTTCATATTTTTCAAACCGATAACCCAAAGTTTCAAACCAACCCTGCATTTGTTGGGCTAGTGCAATCGCTTGACATTTGTTTTCAGTTACAGTTGGGGTAAGTGCTGGTTGGTTGCCTGCTGCCAAGCGTGCTATCTCTGTACGAATGCCTTCCAGTGTCGGCAATCTTTCTAGTTGTTCTTGGATATTTGCAATTCGTTGATGTAAAGAACCAATCCTCTGGTTCATTAAGACATCGGCTGGTGTGCGAGTACGTTTAGCGACTTCGATAAATACCGTTGCAAATGCAGCTACCTCTCGTCTTACATCAAGTTCTAAGTTTCTGATTTCATCGCCTAAGACATAAACATTTAAAAAAGTATCAACTTCAGAAAGGAGGATTGAAGGGTTATTATGGTCAAAAGCTTTGCGAAAAGCTTGTTTTATTTCTTCTTGACGGAACAGTTCTAATAACGGCTTCGGTTTGCCAATACCGTATTCTACTAGGGTATAGGCGTAAACACCGCTAAAATCAGCAGGTGGATGATCTGGGTCAAGGTTAAATTTCTGGAGTAGCTTAATTACCGTCTCAGAGCGCAGAATCTTTTCTTTGATCAAAGGATTGGCAACGCTAGTAATTGCGCTGATGACTAGATCCAAGTTAATTATCATTACTGCACCCCGAAAACGCAGAGCTATTGAGCTAAATAACGCTTAATCTTTATTAAAAACGATATTCTGTCGTAAAAAGTTTTCTTTTATACTTTTTCAAGTATTACAAGTATTATAAGTTGCTGTTGAAAAGTTCATTGGTAGCGATCGCAGCAGCAACTAACGCACACACCGGGCTGCATCAAGCCATTCAGAGCTACGGCATGGTGGGCGTGACTGAAGGAAGCGAAACAGCTGGTGGCGCGGCAGATTGCGGAGGACAGCGAATGTGAGGCGTGGTACTGTATGGCTAATATTGTATTAACAGTCTAATTTTAGATTTTCAAGAAGAGAGAATCCTGATGCAAAATCGAATAAATATTCATCCAGATATTTGTAATGGACGGCCTGTTATTGCTAACACTCGAATTACTGTGCAAACGGTTATGGAATTTTTAGGTGCAGGTGATTCCATAGAAGAAATCCTGGAAGAGTATCCCTCTCTAAAACGAGAAGATATTTATGCTTGTATGCAATTTGCGGCAAAGTTAATGGCAAATCACTACGAAGTTAGAAAAATTGCATGAATGGATTTTTATTTGATGAAAATCTACCTTCTAAAATCCAATTTACGCCATCTTTTTCCATCATCCATGTTTCAATATTAGGTGATAGTCCGAGTGATACTCAGATATGGCAGTATGCAAAAGAGAAAGATTTGGTGATTGTTACCAAAGATGCAGATTTTTCGGATCGATTGATGCTTTATTTGTCCCCACCAAAAGTAGTGCATCTACGCTTTGGAAATCTGCGAAAAAGTGAATTTCACTCGTTTCTAGCCCGTGTTTGGCCACAAATTGAAGATTTAGTTATTGATAATAAGCTAATTAATGTTTATCTAGACCAGATCGAAGCATTCAAATAGCCATCAATTGACTTGACTCAGTACTAAGTGCTGAAGTAGAGAAAATTACTAAGTATCCGCATTGATCGGATTGCTTTTGACAGTTTACTTGAAAAGATACCTAGTCTAAGTGCGATCGCTCTTTAAAACCAACGGTGCAACAAATGCTCACACAGGACTGCACCAAGCCATCCACGAACTACGGCATGGCTCAGTGAGTGAAGCGAAGCAGTTGGTGGCACGGCAGATTGCGGTATTGGCGAATGTGCTGATGGTGCTGTAAGGGACTTCCAAGGAATAAAATGACCAATTATAATAATGATAATCATTCTAAGGGGGGAAGGAGAAGCAGCCGCAGGCTGCTTCTCCTTCCCCCCTATTCGTAGTAAATTCAATTTGGAGGGAATTTTGTGGGTGGACAGGAGTGTTGCTCGAATTAACTGATTCAGTCAAAAAAGTATTCAAGGAAACAGCAAACCAACTCAAAGGTGCAGCAAGGCGGCGTTTTCAAGCACAAATTGTCATGGAATTAGGTTACGGAGGACAATTACTGGCTCAAAAAGAATTGGGCTGGGATAGAAATACTATTCGTAAAGGAATTAAAGAACTAACCAGTGGGATTAGTTGTATAGATAATTATTCAGCTAGGGGTAGATGGAAAGTAGAAGAGCATTTACCAAACCTGTTAGAAGATATCAAAAAATTAGTTGATTTCCAAAGCCAAACAGATCCAAGTTTTAAAAGCCAAAGGCTGTATACACGCCTAACTGCTAGTCAGGTCAGAAAGCTATTAATTGATAAATTTGGTTATACGGATGAACAGTTACCTACTGAAGAAACAATGAGAGTTAAATTGAATGATTTAGGTTATAGACTCAAGCGAGTAGCAAAAGTTTTACCTCAAAAAAAATTCCAGAAACAGACGCAATCTTTGAACAATTAGCAATAGTTAATCAATCCGCCCTGGATGATCCAAGTATCTTACGTCTCAGTCTGGATGCCAAAGCCCGTGTAGATATTGGCTACTTTGACAGAGGAGGTAAAAACCGAGTTGTCACAGAAACAGAAGACCATAATTTTCATCCAAAAACTACCGTAACTCCTTACGGCATCTTCCTTCCAGAATTAGACGAACTATTTTTATACTTTACAGAGTCTAATGTAACGAGTGATTTTATTGTAGACGTTCTAGAAGATTTTTGGAAGAGTGAGAGTTGGCGATTTTCCTCAATAAAAACCCTGATTATTAACCAGGATAATGGGACAGATAATAATTCTAGACGTACCCAGTTTATGAAACGTATCGTTGAGTTTGTTCATGAATATCAACTGAATATACGTTTAGCCTACTATCCACCCTATCACAGCAAATATAATCCCATCGAGCGAGTATGGGGGATATTAGAAAATTCTTGGAATGGCAGTATTTTAGATGAAGTTGCAACCGCTTTAAAATTTGCTCAAAACATGACGTGGAAAGGTAAGAATCCTGTGGTTAAGTTAGTGACTCAAACTTATGAAACTGGGGTTACTCTTACTAAGGAGGCTATGTCTGCTGTTGAAAAACAAATAGAAAGACTCACTAACTCGGAACATGAAAAATTTCCCGATTTAGGCAAATGGTTTGTTGATATTTGTTGTGGCAGCACTTAATTTTCACTCTTCAGTTTTTAAATCTAAAAACATGAATATTAATTATGATATTGCACTGAAATTATTTACAGAGTGCAGATGCAGACTTTTCCTTCTGTGTTTGAGGGGGTAAGAGGTGGTTGCCGACGGCAACCACCTCTTACCCTTTCAGAATGATTATCATTATCTCTTAAAGATTAACTTATGATTTTTGCTGATTAATTTATTTCTTGGAAGTCCCCAACCCAAAAATGACGGGTGGAGGCAAGCAGGGGAAGCAGAGGAAGCAGGGGGAGAAAAGAACTGGACTTTTTTCCCATTAACCCAGCAAAGTTGACTTGCCAGAGTACTAGTCCGTTAAGGACTTTTTCAGCAAGTCCTAATTACACAATGTCATTGCGAGCGAAGCGAAGCAATCGCAGGGGTTGGGATTGCTTCGCTTCGCTCGCAATGACTGTAATTAATTTTGTGTGGTTACTTAGCAGTTACCCCTAACTTTTCTGGCAGAGATACTCGCGGCGGCATCTTCAAAATCTCGCGGGTTTGCGCTGGCGTTGCAACTTCCCGACCAAGCGTATGTGCCATCTTTGCAACCTTGTCTACTAATTCGCCGTTGTGCGGTTGGCCAAAACGATTGTAAGCATAATCTCCTAGCCCAATGCCGACGTGTCCACCAAGGGTGATTGCCCAGGCTGCTAAATGCATCACGTCTCCATTCCAGCACATTACCAACCAAGGTTTGCCTACGGGAATAGAATCTACCACCGCCTGTAAATTGGGGAGTGTTGGCAGAATACCACTGGGCATAATTTCTCCTGTAAAAACGAACTCCCAAAAAGTATTTTGTGAAAGCAGTCCCATTTCTTGAAAGCATCGTGCTGTACGAATTTGTCCCACATCCCAACATACTGTACTGACAAAAATGTTATTTTCTTTGAGTATTTTCAACACTTCCTGCATGTAAGCACGAGAACTAATATGTACTTGGTCGGATGTTTGGAATTGCTTTGTCTGTGGGTTCCAGAAGTCTATATTCAGTGAGCCAAACTCTAAAGGAACCATATCAATTCCTAGTGCTGGATCATTTTTCGCTGCTAAGATGTGCTTGACGCGATCGCTTACTTGGCTTTGTTTAGTAACGTAGTTCAGTGTAGGATTGATAATCAGATCGGTCTTTTCACGAATTCCTTGAATCGCTTCAAGATAGACTTCTACATCACTAATCCAATCACCATTAACTGGATCGCGTCCATGCCAATGAAAGATCGAGGCTCCTGCTTCCCAAGCACGAACAGCTTCTTGAACGATTTCTTGTGGACTGTATGGGCAATTGGGATTATCCTTGCGGTAATCTGAATCGTTGCAGCGACACTCAATAATTAGTGGTAATTCGTTGTTCATTGTTTTTCTTCTAAAATAGGTAGGCAAATTTATTTGTATATTTACTAGCTAGGCATTTATAGCAGTTCCCAATTACATGAGGTACATAGCCACTAACCCCTAGCCCCTAGCTCCTAGTCCCTGAACTCAAAGAGACATATCTCACTACAACGATAAGCGCTACATTTCGTACAAATACTTATTACTTTTCCAAAAAATCAACCACTACTTTTAATACTTCTTCCGGCATTTGATTAACCATCCAAAGGTTTCCACCTTCTAGTTGGATTCTTTGACTATGAGGAATCACTTCTTGAAGCCAAGATTGATTTTCAGCTTTGGCTAAACCAGCTTTTTCTAATGGTTCTAATGCCTGATCTCCTGACAAAATCAGGGTCGGGCATTTAATTAAGCGAAATCTTTCTTGGGCAGAAAGACAGTAGTTTGCCACAGCTACACCAGGATATACAGGAGAGTTAAAAGCCTTTAAATCATCCAAAACGCAACGATGATTTAACTCTTCCGTGCCGACGTAACTGACACGAGCTAACCATCTTTCCATTAAATGGGAGCCATCTTCTTTAATTTGATACCCTTGAGAATAACTCTTGAAAATCTTGTCTTTTTCCTCTTCGTCAAACCCAATTACATTACAGAGAATAAGTTTGTCAACTCGTTCTGGATAGGTTGCTGCCATTTCTCCGGCAATATAACCTCCTGTAAGACTACCGAAAATGCTCGTCTTTTTGATGCCTAATTCGTCCAAAAGTGCGATCGCAGTTTTAGCATAGTCTTTAACTGAATAAACTCTGGGGGGTTTGTCAGAATCACCTAATCCCATTAAATCCATTGCAATTACTAATTTTTTGGCAGCCAAAATAGGCATCAATTCTTGAAATTCGTCGCTACTGCGAGGAGTCATGTGCAGTAAAAGTATGGGTTCGCCTTCTCCACCAATACGGTAAAGAATTTGTCCATCTTCTGTGTCTAAAAACGCTCGCTTAATCCGTTGGCTCATTTTTTATACACCCTAATATTACGGAACCACAATAATTTTCCCCATTAAATCGCGGTTTTCCATTCTGCTCAATGCCCCAGACACCCCTTCTAAATCAACTATCTCATCAATTGTGGGCTGGATCTTTCCTTGAGCAACTGCTGGAATTACCAAATCCCTGAGTGTTCCCAAACTGAATTGATAATCTTTGTTATACCAAATAGCAATGCCGTAAATTGTAATATTGCGTCCTAGCAATTTTCCCAAGGGCAGAGCAGCATCCATGCCCGTAGTAGTACCATAGCTGACAATGCGACCATTATTAGCGATCGCTCCTAAACAATCAGCAAAGGTGACTTTCCCCGCACCATCGAGTGCCACTTGTACCCCTGAATTGTCAGTAATTCTTTGCACCTGGGAAACTACGTCTTGAGTACTATAATCAATTGCCTGTAATGCACCCAACTCAATTAACCGCTGTACCTTTGCCTGATTCCCCGCAGTAGCAATCACTCGCCCGCCTAGCAGCTGAGCCAGTTGAACTGCGGCGCTGCCAACGCCACCACTACCTGGATGTACCAAAACCCACTCTCCATGCTGGACATTGGCTTTGTGAATCAGTGCCATCCCAGCAGTTAGATAGGCAATAGGCAAACTGGCGGCTACTGTAAATGACACTTCATCTGCTAGAGGTAACAATTCACTTGCTAAAGCATACGCCATTTCTGCAAAAGCACCTCTCACACGTCCAAAAACACGCATTCCGGGTACTAATTCCTTAACTCCTAACCCTACAGCATCAACCTTACCAGCTGCTTCCTGTCCCAGAATATAAGGTAGTTCTTGATGACCATATCCGCGATAAGTTCCATAGGTTGTCTGCAAGTCAGAATTGTTCATTCCCGCAGCCCCTACCCGAATCCTGACTTCACCAGGATTTGGTGGCAAAACTTCTATTTCATCTACTTGTACAGCAGTTGCACCACCGTAGTTATAAATACGTGCTGCTTTCATATTGTTCTTTTTCTAGTTGCCAATCAGACATCGGTTTTTGCCTTTATTCTAGGATGAGAGCGTTTCAAATAACGTCCAGTTGGGGAACCTAGAACTTGTCCATTGTTGTAAATCAGATTACCCCGCAAAAAGGTACTTTTCACTCTTCCAGTTAACTCCACACCTTCAAAGGGGGTGTAATCTTGTTGCGATTCCGACTCAGCAGCACGTACCACAAAACTTTCATTAGGGTTTACTAATACCAAGTCTGCATCATAGCCAACGGCGATATCACCTTTTTCTAATAAACCAAAGCGCTGCGATGGGTTCCAAGATAGCAATTTTGCCATGTGGTTGTAAGACATTCCTCGCTTGCTACCTTCACTAATTACACCAGAAAGTAAATATTCTGTACCGCCAAAACCAGACTTTGCTAACCAAATATTATGCGGGTCTTTCGCACTGCGTTTTTGTTCGGCAGAACAGCAAGCATGGTCGCTAACTATCCAATCAACTTGATGGTTGAGTACTGCTTGCCATAAGTATTCCACATCGGCACGGGGGCGAATCGGGGGGTTGACTTTTGCCCAAGTACTATTAGGAGTATCGACATCTAATAGTAAATGTCCCACAGTCACTTCGCGCCGAAAATTGATATGGGGAAAAGCAGTCTGCATCGTCAAAGCTGCTTCCATTGCTTTACGCGAACTCAGGTGCAATAAATTGATATTTGCACAGTTAGTTTCATGCGCCAAATAAGAAGCAATGCAAATTGCTAATCCTTCGGAATGAGGAGGACGCGCTGCACTGTAAGCGTGTAGTCCGCTCAGACTAGAATCATTTTCCACAATTTTGGTATAGGCGTTGAGAATTTCTGCAACTTCGCAGTGCAAACTCAAGCTAATAGTATCTCGCGCTTGTGGATGTGCTGCCATTAAACGCGACAGACCGCGCATAATAAATTCAAAATGGGCAAAATCGTAGCGTTCCTCTTTATTAATCATCAAAAAGAGGTTTTGCTGGTCTGACAAACCGTGCAACCCATAACCTCCATAAAACATGAAGATTTTAAACGAAGGTATGCCGTGTTCTGCAAACAGTAGAGGGATTTCCTCGATATGCTGACTAGCTATGGGTGCGATGTGGTAGCCATAATCAACAAAAAAATTCCCTTGTGATAGTGCCAAAACTTCAGGGAAAAAATCTTGATAAGCACCGCCTTTATTAAGATAGTACTGCCCTGTACGGATGTAATTGAGGCTGGTTGTGACTCCTCCCATTGCCGCTGCTTTGCTTTCAGTCACAGCATCTTTGTCGAGGGGTTGATAAATACCGATGTGCATGTGAGCATCCACAACCCCAGGAAAACCCAGCAGGTTTTGGGCATCAAATACCTCTTGGCTGTTGTCTGGGCTAATATTAGGGGCAATCTGGGCAAATTTCCCATCCTTAATTCCCAAATCAAGTGTTTCGACAATATCTTGATGAGGACGAACTACCTGCACATTTTTGATAATTTGATCTAATAGAGGAGTTTCTGACACAGCATACCTCACGTTAAAATGAGTAAAGATACTGGGAGACAGACTAATTACTCATACCACTGTACTACGGTGCGATCGCTCCTTAATTTTGTTAGAAGTTATTGTTAGGGAAGTTGATGAATTTCTTTTACGAGTCGTGATGCGTAAAACGTGAGATGGTGCAACAACTCCTGATGAATAAGCCGCAACCACAGAAATAGCTAATACTGTTTGACTTGAAAATTGATACAAATAGGCAGCAGGGGAAAAGAATTA contains the following coding sequences:
- a CDS encoding DUF5615 family PIN-like protein, whose translation is MNGFLFDENLPSKIQFTPSFSIIHVSILGDSPSDTQIWQYAKEKDLVIVTKDADFSDRLMLYLSPPKVVHLRFGNLRKSEFHSFLARVWPQIEDLVIDNKLINVYLDQIEAFK
- a CDS encoding DUF433 domain-containing protein; this encodes MQNRINIHPDICNGRPVIANTRITVQTVMEFLGAGDSIEEILEEYPSLKREDIYACMQFAAKLMANHYEVRKIA
- a CDS encoding amidohydrolase family protein, translated to MSETPLLDQIIKNVQVVRPHQDIVETLDLGIKDGKFAQIAPNISPDNSQEVFDAQNLLGFPGVVDAHMHIGIYQPLDKDAVTESKAAAMGGVTTSLNYIRTGQYYLNKGGAYQDFFPEVLALSQGNFFVDYGYHIAPIASQHIEEIPLLFAEHGIPSFKIFMFYGGYGLHGLSDQQNLFLMINKEERYDFAHFEFIMRGLSRLMAAHPQARDTISLSLHCEVAEILNAYTKIVENDSSLSGLHAYSAARPPHSEGLAICIASYLAHETNCANINLLHLSSRKAMEAALTMQTAFPHINFRREVTVGHLLLDVDTPNSTWAKVNPPIRPRADVEYLWQAVLNHQVDWIVSDHACCSAEQKRSAKDPHNIWLAKSGFGGTEYLLSGVISEGSKRGMSYNHMAKLLSWNPSQRFGLLEKGDIAVGYDADLVLVNPNESFVVRAAESESQQDYTPFEGVELTGRVKSTFLRGNLIYNNGQVLGSPTGRYLKRSHPRIKAKTDV
- a CDS encoding 3-keto-5-aminohexanoate cleavage protein — protein: MNNELPLIIECRCNDSDYRKDNPNCPYSPQEIVQEAVRAWEAGASIFHWHGRDPVNGDWISDVEVYLEAIQGIREKTDLIINPTLNYVTKQSQVSDRVKHILAAKNDPALGIDMVPLEFGSLNIDFWNPQTKQFQTSDQVHISSRAYMQEVLKILKENNIFVSTVCWDVGQIRTARCFQEMGLLSQNTFWEFVFTGEIMPSGILPTLPNLQAVVDSIPVGKPWLVMCWNGDVMHLAAWAITLGGHVGIGLGDYAYNRFGQPHNGELVDKVAKMAHTLGREVATPAQTREILKMPPRVSLPEKLGVTAK
- a CDS encoding IS630 family transposase → MRYWCGDESRVGLKTELGRLITLCGIKPIGIMQWKRENFYLYGLVEPLTGEYYIWEFSHLNTACFNIFLEQFAATYPEDIHILQLDNGAFHLSQTLKIPENIILLFQPPHTPQVNPIERLWEEVKRNLSWECFANLDELRTVIWQRLEELNTSIVANITGWGFILDALFVSGFS
- a CDS encoding quinone oxidoreductase family protein, with amino-acid sequence MKAARIYNYGGATAVQVDEIEVLPPNPGEVRIRVGAAGMNNSDLQTTYGTYRGYGHQELPYILGQEAAGKVDAVGLGVKELVPGMRVFGRVRGAFAEMAYALASELLPLADEVSFTVAASLPIAYLTAGMALIHKANVQHGEWVLVHPGSGGVGSAAVQLAQLLGGRVIATAGNQAKVQRLIELGALQAIDYSTQDVVSQVQRITDNSGVQVALDGAGKVTFADCLGAIANNGRIVSYGTTTGMDAALPLGKLLGRNITIYGIAIWYNKDYQFSLGTLRDLVIPAVAQGKIQPTIDEIVDLEGVSGALSRMENRDLMGKIIVVP
- a CDS encoding pentapeptide repeat-containing protein, translating into MSLNYRLFPERIRYLFGSAVQEEKDLDHWHYDMMTQTMLIRNADGDYTPAHRSLLEFFVAYKFAAELGVLASDFTELAKAQSCLDTSAAPVEYTWSGYFSRQLDDTGRSMAIAPLKKFISEPLDKLRETFGKTPLTKAVMELLLPILGQKETLINAVESTRGQSEDEVGWIGGNAATLAVKLDKRALEARDFNGVVINSADFTYASLRDINFEQANLKNSIFAETFGSILSIAFNSDSSLLATGHESDGIVHLWDVATGKEVLTLKGHHTAVW
- a CDS encoding helix-turn-helix domain-containing protein, producing the protein MVGVTKVEIKESVQQLHELLVKQKTASSRERVQALYLLKMGQVRTVQDAAFVVGRERVTVQRWLKTYTESGINGLLSTKKSPGRPPIIDGSTKEQLLKELEQPFGFKSYEEIRTWLKAVQGVRASYKVVHDTVRYRMKAKLKVPRAVGIKHNEEAELEFKKNCHNT
- a CDS encoding alpha/beta fold hydrolase — protein: MSQRIKRAFLDTEDGQILYRIGGEGEPILLLHMTPRSSDEFQELMPILAAKKLVIAMDLMGLGDSDKPPRVYSVKDYAKTAIALLDELGIKKTSIFGSLTGGYIAGEMAATYPERVDKLILCNVIGFDEEEKDKIFKSYSQGYQIKEDGSHLMERWLARVSYVGTEELNHRCVLDDLKAFNSPVYPGVAVANYCLSAQERFRLIKCPTLILSGDQALEPLEKAGLAKAENQSWLQEVIPHSQRIQLEGGNLWMVNQMPEEVLKVVVDFLEK